Proteins from one Mycobacterium sp. EPa45 genomic window:
- a CDS encoding acyl-CoA dehydrogenase family protein, protein MPLDPIVRFGGGPEVEELRGRIRGWLVDHLPDEFRRTAANPDYLPRDGHERAVEFCRALHAQGWFVPHWPARFEGGGLDVVRQVVIREELAYAGAPLVNTNGVNMLAPVLFRFGTTAQQDEHLPKIARSERMWAQGYSEPEAGSDLAALRMTARRDGDHYVLDGQKTWTSNGVLADWIFVLARTSPVGAKRQAGISFFLVDLETAGITRRPIRSMTGYPTFAEEFFDGVRVPAENLVGEEGEGWKVAKALLDAERSNVTRAAQAQRYLDELVDWCKAQRGAKHDPLANPLNRMALARAVEHVEVGRALSYRVAHQQASGTLDPALPSLSKLYHSQLTAELRQLGARILGPLGALLPDDPDSVLDGHFSEGLLLSLLHTIGGGTSEIQRDLISTTGLGLPR, encoded by the coding sequence ATGCCGCTCGACCCGATCGTCCGGTTCGGCGGCGGCCCCGAGGTCGAGGAGCTGCGGGGCCGAATCCGCGGCTGGTTGGTCGACCATCTGCCCGACGAGTTCCGCCGCACCGCCGCCAACCCCGACTATCTGCCGCGAGACGGACACGAACGCGCCGTTGAGTTCTGCCGAGCGCTGCACGCGCAGGGCTGGTTCGTTCCGCACTGGCCCGCACGGTTTGAGGGCGGTGGCCTTGACGTCGTGCGCCAAGTCGTGATTCGCGAGGAACTCGCCTATGCCGGCGCCCCGCTGGTGAACACCAACGGCGTCAACATGCTTGCACCGGTGCTGTTCCGGTTCGGAACGACTGCGCAGCAGGACGAGCACCTACCCAAAATCGCTCGCTCGGAACGGATGTGGGCCCAGGGCTACTCCGAACCGGAAGCAGGGTCCGATCTTGCCGCGCTGCGGATGACCGCGCGGCGCGACGGCGACCACTACGTGCTCGACGGCCAGAAGACGTGGACCAGCAACGGCGTATTGGCCGATTGGATTTTCGTACTGGCGCGAACCTCCCCGGTGGGCGCGAAGCGTCAGGCCGGAATCTCATTCTTTCTGGTCGACCTGGAGACTGCGGGGATCACCCGCCGCCCCATTCGCTCCATGACCGGCTATCCCACCTTCGCCGAAGAGTTCTTCGACGGCGTGCGGGTTCCGGCGGAGAACCTGGTCGGTGAGGAGGGCGAGGGCTGGAAGGTCGCCAAGGCACTACTGGACGCAGAGCGCTCCAACGTCACCCGTGCCGCGCAAGCACAGCGCTACCTCGACGAACTCGTCGACTGGTGCAAAGCCCAGCGCGGCGCGAAACATGATCCGTTGGCCAACCCGCTCAACCGCATGGCTCTGGCCCGCGCAGTGGAGCACGTGGAGGTCGGACGTGCACTGTCCTATCGGGTTGCCCACCAACAGGCTTCGGGGACGTTGGATCCCGCGCTACCTTCGTTGTCGAAGCTATATCACTCACAGCTGACCGCCGAGCTTCGCCAGCTCGGCGCGCGGATACTCGGGCCACTCGGCGCCCTGCTGCCCGACGACCCGGATTCAGTGCTCGACGGCCACTTCTCCGAAGGCCTGCTGTTGTCGTTGCTGCACACCATCGGCGGCGGCACCAGCGAGATTCAGCGCGATTTGATCTCCACGACCGGGCTCGGCCTTCCGCGCTAG
- a CDS encoding enoyl-CoA hydratase/isomerase family protein, whose product MSAEPLVRYEDRGGTAVITLNRPSQRNSLRYESWTELSDALASCGARAIVLTGADGFFSAGGDLKTGPAHGTGPLSPAGRVEHAQRVMEQLRAVAVPTIAAVEGAAVGLGWSLALSCDLVVAARNAFFSAPFVARAVVPDGGLAWRLTQQLGRQRASSLLLRGNRLPAELAHQWGLVTDLAEPGAAVDVAMAIASELTQTDSGAVELTKRLIGSVESAQLASFHPLELAIATVAQQRSAAAVGRAEFG is encoded by the coding sequence ATGAGCGCGGAACCTCTCGTCCGCTACGAAGACCGCGGTGGGACCGCGGTGATAACGCTGAACCGTCCGTCCCAGCGCAATTCGCTGCGCTACGAATCGTGGACCGAGCTATCGGATGCGCTGGCGTCATGCGGCGCACGCGCGATCGTCCTCACCGGTGCGGATGGATTCTTCAGTGCGGGTGGCGATCTCAAGACCGGGCCCGCCCACGGAACGGGCCCGCTCAGCCCGGCTGGCCGAGTGGAGCACGCACAGCGCGTGATGGAGCAGCTCCGCGCCGTCGCCGTGCCTACGATCGCGGCAGTCGAAGGCGCGGCGGTCGGCCTCGGGTGGAGCCTGGCGCTCTCCTGTGACCTTGTTGTCGCGGCGCGAAACGCCTTCTTCTCAGCGCCTTTCGTCGCCCGGGCGGTCGTGCCCGACGGCGGACTGGCCTGGCGATTGACGCAGCAGCTTGGCCGGCAACGCGCCTCATCGCTGTTGTTGCGAGGCAACCGGCTGCCGGCGGAGCTCGCGCACCAGTGGGGACTCGTCACCGACCTCGCCGAACCGGGCGCAGCGGTCGACGTGGCGATGGCCATCGCAAGCGAACTCACACAGACGGATTCGGGTGCGGTGGAGTTGACCAAACGGCTTATCGGCTCGGTTGAGTCAGCACAGCTGGCGTCGTTCCATCCTCTTGAGCTGGCGATCGCGACTGTCGCGCAACAGCGTTCGGCTGCCGCTGTGGGCCGGGCCGAGTTCGGCTAG
- a CDS encoding enoyl-CoA hydratase/isomerase family protein, whose product MTELPQGTADVTGCDEILVASDGPVRIVTLNNPGNANAVNNRMHGAFARLWTTLGEDPDARAVLLTGTGDFFSAGGDLVEWLHTHVENPVTRREGMRDARRIVRDMIDFPLPVVAAVNGPAVGFGCSIAVLCDIVLMSDRSFFADTHVASGLVAGDGGSVLWPLLMSLLKAKEYLLLGERIKPDTAVELGLANRVVPHADIKTEGLRLAHRLAALPARAVQDTKRTLNLHAERAVTAILEFGISAETECFTTPEHRAAIDKFLNR is encoded by the coding sequence GTGACCGAACTACCGCAGGGCACCGCCGATGTCACAGGATGCGACGAGATACTGGTGGCCAGCGACGGCCCGGTCCGGATCGTCACACTGAACAATCCAGGTAACGCCAACGCGGTCAACAATCGCATGCATGGCGCGTTCGCCAGGCTCTGGACGACTCTCGGCGAGGACCCCGATGCTCGTGCCGTACTCCTCACGGGTACGGGGGACTTCTTCTCCGCCGGAGGCGATCTCGTCGAGTGGTTGCACACTCACGTGGAGAATCCCGTCACCCGACGCGAGGGTATGCGCGACGCGCGCCGCATCGTGCGGGACATGATCGACTTCCCCCTACCGGTCGTCGCTGCGGTCAACGGTCCAGCGGTCGGATTCGGCTGCAGCATCGCGGTGCTCTGTGACATCGTCTTGATGTCGGACCGGTCGTTCTTCGCCGATACGCATGTCGCGAGTGGATTGGTCGCCGGCGACGGAGGATCCGTTCTCTGGCCGCTGCTGATGAGTCTGCTCAAAGCCAAGGAATACCTCCTACTCGGCGAGCGCATCAAACCCGACACCGCCGTCGAACTCGGGCTCGCCAACCGCGTGGTACCGCACGCCGACATCAAGACCGAAGGCCTGCGCCTGGCTCACCGGTTGGCCGCGCTTCCCGCGCGCGCCGTTCAGGACACGAAGCGCACCCTGAATCTGCACGCCGAGCGTGCGGTCACCGCGATCCTCGAATTCGGGATATCCGCTGAGACGGAATGCTTCACCACCCCGGAGCATCGGGCCGCAATCGACAAATTTCTCAACCGCTGA
- a CDS encoding nitronate monooxygenase family protein gives MITTKFTEAFGIEAPIVQGGMQWVGRAELAAAVSDAGGLGLITALTQPTPADLANEIARARDLTDKPFGVNLTILPTINPPPYDEYRQVIVDAGIKIVETAGSNPAPHLPMFHDNGIKVLHKCTSVRHAVKAQSLGVDGISIDGFECAGHPGEDDIPGLVLIPAAAKEIEIPMIAPGGFADGRGLVAALALGADGINMGSRFMCTVESPIHQRVKEAIVAGDELGTELIFRTLRNTGRVASNSVSREVVEILNSGGQFEDIAHLVAGKRGVKVYETGDLEAGIWWIGTAMGLIDDIPSAGEVVARIVADAEAIIAERLAGAVR, from the coding sequence TTGATCACCACCAAATTCACTGAGGCTTTCGGCATCGAGGCTCCCATCGTGCAGGGCGGCATGCAGTGGGTGGGCCGGGCCGAGTTGGCCGCCGCGGTGTCCGATGCGGGCGGGCTCGGGCTGATCACCGCGTTGACTCAGCCGACCCCGGCCGACCTGGCCAACGAGATCGCGCGTGCCCGGGATCTGACCGACAAGCCGTTCGGGGTGAACCTGACGATCCTGCCCACGATCAACCCGCCGCCGTATGACGAGTACCGCCAGGTGATCGTTGACGCCGGTATCAAGATCGTGGAGACTGCCGGCTCGAACCCGGCACCGCATCTGCCGATGTTCCACGACAACGGCATCAAGGTGCTGCACAAGTGCACCTCGGTGCGCCATGCGGTCAAGGCGCAAAGCCTGGGCGTGGACGGCATCAGCATCGACGGTTTCGAGTGCGCGGGGCATCCGGGTGAGGACGACATCCCCGGCCTGGTGCTGATCCCGGCCGCGGCCAAGGAGATCGAGATCCCGATGATCGCCCCGGGCGGCTTCGCCGACGGACGCGGATTGGTCGCCGCGCTGGCACTAGGCGCTGACGGCATCAACATGGGTTCACGGTTCATGTGCACCGTCGAGTCGCCGATTCACCAGAGAGTGAAGGAAGCGATTGTCGCCGGTGACGAGTTGGGCACTGAGCTGATCTTCCGCACCCTGCGCAACACGGGTCGGGTAGCGAGCAATTCGGTGTCGCGCGAGGTGGTCGAAATCCTGAACAGTGGAGGACAATTCGAGGACATCGCACACCTCGTCGCTGGGAAACGAGGCGTCAAGGTCTATGAGACAGGCGATTTGGAAGCGGGTATCTGGTGGATCGGCACCGCGATGGGGTTGATCGACGACATCCCGTCGGCAGGGGAGGTCGTCGCCCGCATTGTCGCTGATGCGGAGGCAATCATCGCGGAGCGACTGGCCGGTGCGGTGCGGTGA
- a CDS encoding enoyl-CoA hydratase/isomerase family protein, giving the protein MTELPADVDLAAEELTGCITGDTLTVTISRPEKRNALTADGYHGIKRAAMIVADEPALQFLVITGAGDVFCAGGDMNSVGNPDRRWDSFTEAYDATPFETLGKIPKLVVCAVNGLALGGGLVMTLYADLVIASERARLRVPDLTRGVYEAFIAARIPQRVGTLRANHLIYGNDWIDAVEAERLGLVGKVVPHDALVDETAALLDRVRNTGPSARAAMKREMSRALPAVDVSGYWASMGTDEQIEAFTAFLQKRPPSWPTASERDAFVATRRPAWAPAQPDS; this is encoded by the coding sequence GTGACGGAGCTACCCGCCGACGTCGACCTCGCCGCCGAGGAACTCACCGGTTGCATCACAGGCGACACGCTGACCGTCACGATCAGCCGCCCCGAAAAGCGGAATGCGCTGACCGCCGACGGCTATCACGGCATCAAACGAGCAGCGATGATCGTCGCCGACGAACCCGCCCTACAATTCCTCGTCATCACCGGTGCCGGAGACGTTTTCTGTGCCGGCGGCGACATGAACTCGGTAGGAAATCCCGACCGGCGTTGGGATTCGTTCACCGAGGCCTACGACGCGACACCGTTCGAGACCCTGGGCAAGATCCCCAAACTGGTGGTGTGCGCGGTCAACGGGCTCGCGTTGGGCGGTGGTCTGGTGATGACGTTGTACGCCGATCTGGTCATCGCGTCTGAGCGAGCCCGACTGCGGGTGCCCGATCTGACGCGCGGGGTTTACGAGGCCTTTATCGCTGCTCGCATTCCTCAACGCGTCGGCACGCTGCGCGCGAATCACCTGATCTACGGCAATGATTGGATCGACGCCGTCGAGGCCGAGCGGCTCGGGCTGGTCGGCAAGGTCGTACCGCACGATGCGCTCGTTGACGAGACGGCCGCCCTGCTCGATCGGGTGCGCAACACCGGTCCGTCGGCACGCGCCGCGATGAAGCGGGAGATGTCGCGTGCGCTGCCGGCCGTCGATGTCTCGGGGTACTGGGCGTCGATGGGTACGGACGAACAGATCGAGGCCTTCACCGCATTTCTGCAGAAGCGGCCGCCGAGTTGGCCAACCGCATCCGAGCGCGACGCCTTTGTGGCGACCCGCAGGCCGGCTTGGGCGCCGGCGCAACCGGACTCCTGA
- a CDS encoding lipoyl domain-containing protein: MSGNPTEVRLPKPGDAITEAEITEFFVEDGASVTEGEPLYSLATDKAEMDIESPASGVVSWKVEEGGTYDVGELVAVIS; this comes from the coding sequence GTGAGCGGCAATCCCACCGAGGTCCGGTTGCCCAAGCCCGGCGACGCCATCACCGAAGCAGAGATCACCGAATTCTTCGTCGAGGACGGGGCTTCGGTGACCGAGGGCGAGCCGCTGTATTCGCTCGCCACCGACAAAGCCGAGATGGACATCGAATCACCTGCGTCCGGTGTCGTGTCGTGGAAGGTCGAGGAGGGCGGCACCTACGACGTCGGCGAACTCGTCGCGGTCATCTCGTGA
- a CDS encoding nuclear transport factor 2 family protein, translating to MFVDLDMQRRREELVLRHVAGENDRDLEAIMSTFSHPRYEIIPTATVYDGDAAVRGMILQQWEDLPRMRFDAEEIFHSAGGLVVETRTTCPGTPMDVLSMNVFGFDEDRLIVERCYFDRMLFGEQLATTRRHD from the coding sequence GTGTTCGTTGATCTCGATATGCAGCGGCGGCGTGAGGAATTGGTGCTTCGGCACGTCGCCGGTGAGAACGACCGCGACCTCGAGGCCATCATGTCGACGTTCAGCCATCCGCGTTACGAGATAATCCCCACGGCAACGGTTTACGACGGTGACGCTGCGGTACGCGGCATGATCCTGCAGCAGTGGGAGGACCTGCCCCGGATGCGTTTCGACGCCGAGGAGATCTTCCACTCGGCCGGCGGGCTGGTCGTGGAGACCAGGACCACGTGCCCGGGAACGCCGATGGACGTGCTCAGCATGAATGTGTTCGGCTTCGACGAGGATCGGTTGATCGTCGAGCGGTGTTACTTCGACAGGATGCTGTTCGGCGAGCAGCTGGCGACGACCCGGCGACACGATTGA
- a CDS encoding Zn-ribbon domain-containing OB-fold protein, with protein sequence MTENAATIPVPEPSAASAPFWEATRNRQLSMQRCGNCRELVWYPRFVCPNCGDFDLQWEPLSGRGVIYAVSVHHRPALPALADRVPYSVVLVDLEEGARIMSNVFGPAPAVGDAVTLAWVPLPDGRNLPSFERR encoded by the coding sequence GTGACCGAGAACGCTGCCACCATCCCGGTCCCCGAGCCGAGCGCCGCTTCGGCGCCCTTCTGGGAGGCAACCCGCAACCGCCAACTCAGCATGCAACGCTGCGGGAATTGCCGAGAGTTGGTGTGGTACCCCAGATTTGTCTGCCCGAACTGCGGCGACTTCGACCTGCAGTGGGAGCCGCTGTCCGGGCGCGGAGTGATCTACGCGGTGAGTGTGCACCATCGCCCGGCATTGCCCGCCCTGGCCGACCGGGTGCCGTACTCGGTGGTGCTTGTCGACCTCGAGGAGGGTGCTCGCATCATGTCGAACGTATTCGGACCCGCGCCCGCCGTCGGCGATGCCGTGACCCTCGCATGGGTTCCCTTGCCGGATGGGCGCAATCTGCCCTCTTTCGAACGAAGGTGA
- a CDS encoding acetyl-CoA acetyltransferase, which yields MTGIRGAAAVVGVADEVSPDGVIDLPLRELEARVILAALADAGLSLRDVDGLCTCTGGTLMHSVELAEYLGIAPRFTDATQTGGASYGLYVEHAAAAIAAGLAETVVIVYASTPRAARKRGEKGLGVFATPERLEWETPYGVMLPISAYALAANRHMASFGTTAEQLAQIAVDTRTWATRNPRAHLRDPITVDDVLASGYLAEPVHKLECCLVTDGAGALVVTSAERARDLARPPVHVLGAASAASHAMISQMPDLTVTPGAISGPAAFAAAGVQPTDVDVVQLYDSFTITVLLALEDLGFCKKGEGGAFVAGGALAPGGELPGQTTGGGLAYTHPGAFGAFLLVEATRQLRGECGDRQVPGANVALAHGTGGVLSATSTVILGTEATL from the coding sequence GTGACGGGGATACGGGGCGCGGCCGCGGTGGTGGGAGTGGCTGACGAGGTTTCTCCCGACGGCGTCATCGATCTGCCACTGCGCGAGCTGGAGGCGCGCGTGATACTCGCCGCGCTCGCGGACGCGGGGTTGTCGCTGCGCGACGTCGACGGGTTGTGCACGTGCACTGGCGGCACTCTGATGCATTCGGTGGAACTGGCCGAATACCTTGGTATCGCGCCACGATTCACCGATGCCACGCAGACCGGCGGGGCCAGTTACGGGCTGTACGTCGAGCATGCTGCCGCCGCGATTGCCGCCGGTCTCGCTGAAACCGTCGTCATCGTGTATGCGTCCACCCCGCGCGCTGCTCGCAAGCGCGGCGAGAAGGGGCTCGGTGTGTTCGCCACACCGGAGCGTCTCGAGTGGGAGACGCCGTACGGTGTGATGCTGCCGATCAGCGCGTACGCGCTGGCGGCCAACCGGCACATGGCCAGCTTCGGAACGACGGCCGAGCAGCTGGCCCAAATCGCGGTGGACACCCGCACGTGGGCAACTCGTAACCCTCGGGCACACCTGCGCGACCCGATCACCGTCGACGACGTCCTGGCGTCCGGGTATTTGGCCGAGCCTGTGCACAAGCTGGAATGCTGCCTGGTCACCGACGGAGCCGGCGCCCTCGTGGTGACCAGTGCCGAACGGGCTCGAGACCTCGCTCGCCCGCCGGTTCACGTACTCGGCGCGGCCTCGGCGGCCTCGCACGCCATGATCTCGCAGATGCCCGATCTGACCGTGACGCCCGGGGCGATATCCGGTCCTGCCGCGTTCGCCGCCGCCGGCGTCCAGCCAACCGATGTCGACGTGGTGCAGCTGTACGACTCGTTCACGATCACCGTCTTGCTCGCCCTGGAGGACCTCGGATTCTGCAAGAAGGGTGAGGGCGGGGCCTTCGTGGCCGGCGGGGCGCTGGCACCGGGTGGGGAGTTGCCCGGGCAGACGACCGGAGGCGGCCTGGCCTATACCCATCCCGGTGCGTTCGGGGCGTTCCTCTTGGTCGAGGCGACGCGTCAACTGCGCGGTGAGTGTGGCGACCGGCAGGTGCCGGGCGCCAACGTGGCCCTGGCGCACGGTACGGGTGGGGTGTTGTCGGCGACCTCGACGGTCATTCTGGGGACGGAAGCCACGCTGTGA
- a CDS encoding class I adenylate-forming enzyme family protein produces MSNELADRLNTVLALDPSAPAIEFNGEWADWAALQAVSHGVRDRLAAADLGPGAPIGLVLRNHPAMVGALLGVLLTGATVVTLNAAHGDTGLCADIAELRLAAVIALDSDWRRPGVVAAADGALGLRVATDGVPVSEVSGLEAPGAGPFRQEPEGIAVEMLTSGTTGPPKRIPLTYSAFENTVAAAAAHYSGAADAPPRLRSGVAIVSSPLVHMSGLFRTLLNICEGRKIAMLERFRVPDFVDLVQRHRPRAVSLVPSALGMILDAGIAPEVFDSVEVVTSGTAHLPVPVQAAFEDTYGVAVLPSYGATEFAGGVAGWNLAMHREWAQRKRGSVGRPQRGRELRIISLDNGAEVPAGVQGRIEVRTSGGEWVSTTDLGRIDADGFVFVDGRTDDVIIRGGFKITPTDIVEALRSHPAVRDAGVTGVPDQRLGAVPVAAVELSAGATAEPDELLAFLRERLTKYQMPMKLIVVGELPRTASLKVSQPLLREMFGQAEEVSV; encoded by the coding sequence TTGAGCAACGAGCTGGCCGATCGGCTCAATACGGTTCTGGCGCTGGATCCGTCGGCGCCGGCCATTGAATTCAACGGTGAATGGGCCGATTGGGCTGCGCTGCAGGCGGTTTCCCACGGTGTCCGGGACCGCCTGGCGGCGGCCGACCTCGGTCCTGGAGCGCCCATCGGTCTCGTGCTCCGCAACCATCCGGCGATGGTCGGAGCATTGCTCGGAGTACTGCTGACTGGAGCCACCGTCGTCACCCTCAACGCGGCCCACGGCGACACGGGCCTCTGCGCCGATATTGCCGAACTCCGGCTCGCGGCAGTGATAGCGCTCGATTCGGATTGGCGGCGGCCTGGCGTGGTGGCTGCCGCGGATGGCGCGCTCGGACTGCGGGTGGCCACCGACGGCGTGCCGGTTTCGGAAGTCTCGGGACTCGAGGCGCCCGGTGCCGGACCGTTTCGACAGGAGCCGGAGGGTATCGCTGTCGAGATGCTCACCAGCGGAACGACGGGACCCCCCAAGCGAATCCCGCTGACGTACAGTGCCTTTGAGAACACCGTGGCTGCCGCAGCCGCGCATTACTCCGGCGCGGCCGACGCCCCGCCGCGGCTGCGATCGGGTGTTGCGATCGTGAGCTCACCGCTGGTGCACATGTCCGGACTGTTCCGGACGTTGCTCAACATCTGTGAGGGACGCAAGATCGCGATGCTCGAACGATTCCGCGTACCTGATTTCGTCGATCTGGTGCAGCGTCATCGGCCGCGAGCGGTGAGCCTGGTCCCGTCGGCACTCGGCATGATCCTCGACGCCGGCATCGCCCCGGAGGTATTCGACAGTGTCGAGGTGGTCACCTCGGGTACCGCCCACTTGCCGGTTCCGGTGCAGGCGGCGTTCGAGGACACCTATGGCGTCGCGGTCCTGCCGTCGTACGGCGCGACGGAGTTCGCGGGGGGAGTGGCGGGCTGGAACCTGGCGATGCACCGCGAATGGGCGCAGCGCAAGCGGGGCAGCGTCGGTCGTCCACAACGTGGCCGCGAGTTGCGGATCATCTCCCTCGACAACGGCGCCGAAGTGCCTGCGGGGGTTCAGGGGCGGATCGAGGTCAGGACCAGCGGTGGCGAGTGGGTGAGCACCACCGACCTCGGCCGGATTGACGCGGACGGATTTGTCTTCGTGGACGGCCGCACCGACGACGTCATCATCCGCGGGGGATTCAAGATCACCCCGACCGACATCGTCGAGGCGCTGCGCAGCCATCCCGCGGTGCGAGATGCCGGCGTCACCGGGGTGCCCGACCAGCGGTTGGGAGCCGTTCCGGTGGCGGCGGTGGAGCTGTCGGCAGGGGCGACCGCCGAGCCGGACGAATTGCTGGCGTTCCTGCGGGAGCGCCTGACCAAGTACCAAATGCCGATGAAATTGATCGTGGTGGGCGAATTGCCGCGTACCGCATCGTTGAAGGTCAGCCAACCCCTGCTTCGCGAGATGTTCGGCCAGGCCGAAGAGGTGAGCGTGTGA
- a CDS encoding LLM class flavin-dependent oxidoreductase — MKFGVFILGDKPNHLSDQEVFANVLEEARWAEELGYDEVWLAEHHFSPYGMLADLPLVAGAIAAQTERIRIGTACMVSPFHHPIQLAERIAMVDVLSGGRFDAGFGRGYQAHEFKGFGIPMDEATGRYQECVEIVNLLLTRENVSYEGKYFQIEDVTIYPRPVQQPVPAWGTVMKTPSSFEWLADKGFGAIIGNPYTVDPDLQGALDIYLDVQAKKGLDAATENVWALLNAFCHNDDAFARSYPRDSVELSIERHRAYSNPFERGGEIPADYKAYADWFEKHDKQSYEQVLNSHLTLMGDPDRIIGKMKTVIDMGWRNIMLRMSRGGAMDRAKVYDSMKLFAQEVIPVATELAAAPA, encoded by the coding sequence ATGAAGTTCGGCGTCTTCATCCTTGGCGACAAACCCAACCACCTCAGCGACCAAGAGGTCTTCGCCAACGTGCTCGAGGAAGCGCGCTGGGCCGAGGAGCTCGGTTACGACGAGGTGTGGTTGGCCGAGCATCACTTCTCGCCGTACGGCATGCTCGCTGACCTGCCGCTGGTGGCCGGGGCGATCGCGGCCCAGACCGAACGGATCCGCATCGGAACGGCGTGCATGGTCAGTCCCTTTCATCACCCGATTCAGCTCGCTGAACGCATCGCCATGGTCGACGTGCTCTCGGGGGGCCGATTCGACGCCGGATTCGGGCGCGGCTACCAGGCGCATGAGTTCAAGGGTTTCGGTATCCCGATGGACGAGGCGACCGGCCGGTACCAGGAGTGTGTGGAGATTGTGAACCTGCTCCTCACACGTGAGAACGTGAGCTATGAGGGCAAGTACTTCCAGATCGAGGACGTGACGATCTACCCCCGGCCGGTGCAGCAGCCCGTGCCGGCGTGGGGCACCGTGATGAAGACGCCGTCAAGCTTCGAATGGCTGGCGGACAAGGGTTTCGGTGCCATCATCGGCAATCCGTACACGGTGGATCCCGATCTGCAGGGCGCACTGGACATCTATCTGGACGTCCAGGCCAAGAAGGGTCTTGACGCCGCCACCGAGAACGTCTGGGCGCTGCTGAATGCCTTCTGCCACAACGACGATGCCTTCGCCCGTAGCTATCCCAGGGACAGTGTCGAGCTGTCCATCGAGCGACATCGCGCGTACTCGAATCCCTTTGAACGCGGAGGGGAGATCCCGGCCGACTACAAGGCTTATGCGGACTGGTTCGAAAAACACGACAAGCAAAGCTATGAGCAGGTTCTGAATTCCCATCTGACGCTGATGGGTGACCCGGACCGCATCATCGGCAAGATGAAGACGGTCATCGACATGGGTTGGCGCAACATCATGTTGCGGATGTCGCGTGGTGGCGCGATGGACCGCGCTAAGGTGTACGACTCGATGAAGTTGTTCGCCCAAGAGGTGATTCCGGTGGCGACCGAACTCGCGGCAGCCCCGGCTTGA
- a CDS encoding MaoC/PaaZ C-terminal domain-containing protein, with protein sequence MTLTDAIGFALEPTTFAWTETDAIIYALGIGARPPAELDLLDERRGPSVVPTFALLANWWAVKDLRAVLGLGTAPIVHAGQSLSLHRPLPSSGKLLVTGTVTAVWDKGKHAAIEVTTQGADADGQVFTAVGQTMVLGGGGFGGERGPGPADEPDGDPDVMVTDEIHPEQAAIYRLSGDRNPLHIDPAVARKAGFDDVFLHGLCTLGFAARAVINSVGAGDPSVLREISCRFSKPVALGAPLNTEIWQDGDAVSFRTTQNSNVSLSAGRAMLRAW encoded by the coding sequence GTGACACTGACCGACGCGATCGGTTTCGCCCTCGAACCAACGACATTCGCCTGGACGGAGACGGATGCGATCATTTATGCGCTCGGTATCGGGGCTCGGCCTCCCGCTGAACTGGATCTGCTCGACGAGCGCCGTGGTCCGTCGGTCGTACCGACCTTCGCCCTGCTGGCGAACTGGTGGGCCGTCAAGGATCTGCGGGCGGTGCTCGGGCTCGGAACTGCCCCCATCGTGCACGCCGGACAGTCCCTGAGCCTGCACCGCCCGCTTCCCAGTAGCGGGAAACTGCTGGTGACCGGCACCGTCACCGCGGTGTGGGACAAGGGCAAGCATGCCGCGATCGAGGTGACGACTCAGGGGGCCGACGCCGACGGACAGGTTTTCACCGCCGTCGGTCAGACGATGGTGCTCGGCGGTGGCGGATTCGGCGGCGAACGCGGCCCCGGCCCGGCCGACGAGCCGGACGGCGATCCCGACGTGATGGTCACCGACGAGATCCATCCCGAACAAGCTGCGATCTACCGCCTCAGCGGGGACCGCAACCCGCTGCACATCGACCCGGCCGTGGCGCGCAAGGCGGGATTCGACGACGTATTCCTGCACGGCCTGTGCACGCTCGGCTTCGCCGCGCGGGCGGTGATCAACAGTGTCGGCGCGGGCGACCCGAGCGTCCTTCGCGAGATCAGCTGCCGGTTCTCGAAGCCGGTCGCACTCGGGGCGCCGCTGAACACCGAAATCTGGCAAGACGGAGACGCGGTGTCGTTCCGGACCACCCAGAACTCGAACGTTTCCCTGTCCGCTGGCCGCGCCATGCTGCGAGCATGGTAG